Proteins from a single region of Petrotoga sp. 9PW.55.5.1:
- a CDS encoding co-chaperone YbbN, translated as MKALYFKNKSCSVCKAFFPKFLEISKEYNITYEVIEVNEDQEKAGQFLVFTVPTIIFLDEEGKEVKRFAQYFGTNEIRNFLDRYFTILDQK; from the coding sequence ATGAAAGCTCTTTATTTTAAAAATAAAAGTTGTTCTGTTTGTAAGGCATTTTTTCCAAAATTTCTAGAAATTTCTAAAGAGTATAATATTACTTACGAAGTTATTGAAGTAAATGAAGATCAAGAGAAAGCTGGGCAATTTCTTGTTTTCACAGTTCCAACTATTATTTTTCTTGATGAAGAAGGTAAAGAAGTAAAAAGATTTGCCCAATATTTTGGTACAAATGAGATAAGAAATTTTTTGGATAGATATTTTACTATATTAGATCAAAAATAA
- a CDS encoding esterase family protein, translating to MAKEKRFFIVFLILSLITVSLFAGSVKYEFFTSNILGRDVGYSVYLPDDYNSSNLYYPIIYILHGSGGNQYQWVNEGKIVQIADELIKNGELPPSIIVMPATGNNWYVDRREKIESMFFQEFMPYIENTYRVIKSRDARAIGGQSMGGYGALRYSMLHPELFSVVILLSPAVYDPVPPKNSAAITSGVFGDPFDPNIWKSLNYPSLFMSYLMKGMPVAMYIASGDDDELFIEVHATQLYASLRNAGLPAELRIVDGGHDWEVWIPTMREGLKYAGKYLTQPK from the coding sequence ATGGCGAAAGAAAAGAGATTTTTTATTGTTTTTCTGATCCTTTCTTTAATAACTGTATCTCTATTTGCAGGTTCGGTAAAGTACGAGTTCTTCACTTCAAACATATTGGGAAGAGATGTAGGATATTCTGTGTACTTACCAGATGATTATAATTCATCGAATTTATATTATCCAATCATCTATATTTTACATGGTTCTGGTGGGAATCAGTATCAATGGGTTAATGAGGGGAAAATTGTCCAAATTGCCGACGAATTGATTAAAAATGGCGAACTACCTCCGAGTATAATAGTTATGCCAGCAACTGGGAACAACTGGTATGTAGACAGAAGAGAAAAGATAGAAAGTATGTTTTTTCAAGAGTTTATGCCATACATAGAAAATACCTATCGTGTTATTAAAAGTCGTGATGCAAGAGCTATAGGTGGGCAATCAATGGGAGGTTATGGAGCTTTGAGATATTCTATGTTACACCCGGAATTATTTTCAGTAGTAATTCTACTGAGCCCGGCAGTTTACGATCCTGTTCCACCTAAAAATTCTGCTGCGATAACTTCAGGGGTTTTTGGAGATCCTTTTGACCCAAACATTTGGAAATCTTTAAATTATCCTTCTCTTTTTATGAGTTACTTAATGAAAGGGATGCCTGTAGCAATGTATATAGCTTCTGGAGATGATGATGAACTATTCATTGAGGTACATGCCACACAATTGTATGCAAGTTTGAGAAATGCAGGACTACCAGCTGAACTTAGAATTGTTGACGGAGGCCATGATTGGGAAGTGTGGATTCCGACTATGAGAGAAGGATTGAAGTATGCTGGAAAATATCTAACTCAACCAAAATAA